The nucleotide sequence CGCCCACTTGCGAGCCAGGACGGTCCATATGGACACCCAGACGGAGCCGCCGCACACTATCAACAGGAACAAGATCGTCTGCTGCCACGTATTGAGCTCGCTGAGGTTGACCGTGTTCAAGCCCGTCTCGGTCATGGCCGACACGACAAGGAAGAGGCTATCGACGTAGCCGACGCGACCGTGGCgaccagcggcggcgccatcgctgctgctgctgctggcatcTGGCCCGGACGAGGCCCAAAGCACGAGGGAGCTCACTATGCACACGCCTACAAAGTAGCCATAGTGTACCGCAACGAATGTTATTGACGGGAGCAGACGCCGGAGCCGGCCGCGGCCAGCTGCGAGAGTAGATGCTTTCTTTGCATAGTGTTCATCGCGGCTCATTTATCAGAGAGCGATGAATGGGGGGGTGAGAACGGTAATTCCTTCGTTTTGTCACAAGAGACGAAAGATGCAGCCTCAAAATAGTTGTGTTGCGTGTTTTTACGGATGATGTTCGGACGTCTTTGCACGACAGGCGTTTTGCCGCCCTTTACGCGACGTTAAAATAGTGAAGAAAAATTGGCAAAGGGAAAAGCCAAATGTGGTTCCAGATGACAACTAGCGGCGACGGATGAAAACAATTAAAAAGAATTTAAACTAGGTAGTGGATCAAACAAAAATCCCCTTGCGGTCTGGTCGCAGACCGCTGGATTGTTCGGGCTAAGCCCTTCAACAGACCCGCTCAAGACGGGACGACGCAGAAGTATCAGGGAATATTCTTGCAATGTTACGTAGTGGTTTTTCTCATCCTTCTTTCTTCCTATGCCAGATAAGATAGggagaaaaataaaagccTAGAATTGCTAGAAATAGATTTATAAACAGGCTAACAAGTCACGGGTTCCCGGTCTCTGCGCACGAATCAAGAATTAGCCCGACTCACCAACCACCACGTTTACGTCCGTGCTAGGACCTGCATAGTACTAATACTCTAGTTTATCGTGTTGTTCACCGCCCTCTTGATCTACTTTGACAATTGCTTGCGGGCGTCGGTTATCATCTCGTTGAGACCCAACGGTAACGTCCTCTCGGTTAAGCCCGGGTGCGACCTGCTAAACCCAGCGAGGGAGTCCAGCAGAGAGATAACTCGGATCTACATTGTCTGTGTGAGCGAGGAAACATAACCGCTGCACCTAAAAGAGCAGTTGCATCTGTACCCTCCAAGTTGCAGcagctcttttcgttgcgaTTGGACTGCATAAAGTTCATGCCAGTGATATGCCTTGCTAGAAATCTGCTGGGATTATATGCAATGCCATGGCCGACTTTCCAATCAGTCAATGTCAGCCAAGTATTCACAAGACATGCAGGATGTCAGAGTGTCGACTTGTGCACAGCCTGCTTTCGCAGAGCCCACTTCAAGTTGATTCCATGACGCTGCCTCTTTTGGTTTCCCGGATAATGCTCATGTAAAGAAACCGGCGTGTATTATGTTTCGTCAGAGCTACACAAACTAACAGGATCGGGAAGAACTTCCGGCTGGGACTTGTGCAGCATCGAAAGTATGCGCACACCGGACTAATTGTGAAACGTAATGGCATATGATTGAATAGCCAAGTCCTCCGACATAGCCTCGAGATCCACGCGAACCTGTCAGGTAAACAAACTGGGTGTGACAAGCTGCTAGCCTAGAGCTCGTTGTGCTCCTGGCCGGCGTCATCAGAGTCAGCAACGACAGTCTTGACAACCTCTGCGGCCTCCTTGATCTTGTCCGCAACCTTCTCGGCAACCTTCTCAGTGGCCTTTgaggcggcctcctcggccttgcTGACGTAGTCAATCTTCTCGGGCGTCTCGACGCCATCGCTGTAAAGAAACGGGTCTGTTAGCGTCCGATGAGGTGTCAAAAGTGGAAAATTGCAAAGGGGGGCACAAACATGGAGACGAGCTCGGTTTCAAAGACTGTAGAAGTTTTACCCGCCATGTTAGCATGTTGTCATACGCTAGTTTCCGACATCAGGCTAGGGTGGAGCCCAGAATTTGTCATGTTTCTTTTGGGAAGCAAACATACTCAGTGTTGCGCCGCCCGGGATGGGACCAATGCCTCCGTCACCGTAGCCCAGCGATGGTGGGATGGTCAATGTCTATAGGCAAAGAGTACGTTCGGTCAGTCAATGACGCTAAAACCCCCAGCCCATCTAATGTTGCAACGCATGCTGTGGTAGACGGCCACACAAGGTTGTGTTGAGGGACGTGGGGGTGTGGTAGGGTGTAGAACGGTAGGTAGGCGTCTTTACCCTCTTCTCGCCAATGCACATGTCCAACAATCCTTGATCCCAGCCCTTAATCACTCGGCCGGTTCCAAGTGGGAAGGCCAAGGGAGTGCCCCGATCGTAGCCTGTCCAAAACCAGATGTAGATTAAGTCAGTTACGATTCCCCTTCGATCGGGCGGTTGGCCCGGCATTTGTTGCCCGGCCTGCACAAATGGGCGCGCGCCGGGAGCGGGGGAATTCACGCACTGGCATCGAACTTGTCGCCGGTGGACTGGAGTGTGCCCTTGTAGTGCATGTGCACCATATCGCCATTCCTGTAGTGGTTGGACAAGGCGCGAAGCTGGTCAGCAGCTGTTTCTGTTTTGGGCAAGTTTGTTTACACATCCTCGGTTTGTTGCTGGGGAACATCGGGGCCGGAAACGGACTTGGTCTTGCGCTCGCAGTTGACTGCCTGAGTGACTTCGATACCAAGCTCATCGGCCGCAAGAACGGtcacggcggccgaggccaggAGGGACAGGGAGACGAGGAGCTTCATGTTGGACGACGTGGTTCGCTTTTCTTCGGTATGTTTGTCCAAGGCAGTATGCAAGGTGTATGTAGCCTTCGGTTTGTGACGGAATTCGGTTGTTTGGCTACCTAGAATTGAGGCGGGGGTGTGAGGTGTTGTGGTTGGAGGAGGGGAACGTTGTCGCTCGATCGAAGGCGTTTGGTGGCTGTTGTGGCGGTCAATGTGGATGCAAGTCAAGCTTGGGCCATGATGACAGCTTTCAATGAAGCTTGCATTAGCTAAGTGACTGTACTTTCCTTAATTGGGATGCGGGCTGTAGGGGTACACAGCCTTGAGATTTACCGGCTAGCATTCCGACAATCATTGGCCGGCCTATCAGATCCAGGAAGAGCTCCAATTTCCCCGATATGTGATATGTAACAATTACTGTACACTTGTTTTCGTAGGGCACTTGAGTACCTTACCCACTTGCACATGTTTGGGACAGATATCAGTAGTAACGCCCAGCTTCTCTTTTTGAATCCACGTCCACCAAAAGGCCATACCCACGCCGGGCGTGCGATCATATGAGCCCCAAATAATGATCAACCAGCATCATCCTTGAATGATGCCATTCAATCGCACCCAAGGCTTGGGTTGGGCTCTGGACTTTGCGCCCTGACCCAACCCCGACTTCTTCGAGGCCTCCACCACTCTGCACAATCCGATGTCTCTCCCTGAATTCTAGGTACGGACCACTTTCCTATCAAATCAACAAATCTAAGGTTTGATTTCTCTGCTTGCTTCCTTTGCTGCCCGTAATCTTCTGGATTTGGCCCATGGATGAACTATGACCCTTGCGTTTAATCTGCATGTCAAACATTTATTGTCTAGCTCTATTTTCAACGTCACTAGTAATACTAGTAAGACCAAACACTGCATCGTAGGTGCATTTGAGGGTGTCCCTATACTGCAGTTATCCGCCAAACCGGTAGCTGCATACCCTCTTTTCCTCTACGATGTCTTTGAGTTGTTGCATTCAGTTATACGCTAACCAGCCCTCAACAATACGACTGTTGCTCTTCTCGTATGAATGCCTCACTGTGGCCAACCTGGCACGGgcgcgaaaaaaaagctcgGCACGTAGAGATCTGACCATGCGTCAACCAAATCGAGTGCCGTACACTAAGCAGTAGCGTGCAGTACGAAGTACATACCGGTAGGTATTCCCCTCTCGTTGAGCTATGTGCCCCACTACTGCCGAGTGTTGTGGGGCAGGGTAGAAGCCAAACAAGCAAAAGACCACCTCAGCGGCGCATTGGGCGTCAAGCTCTGTCCTGTAATTTTTGGGTAGGGCTTCCATCAAAATTCGTCTATTGGAATGTCCAATTCCTGCGCATCGCCTTGATTAGGCCACCAGAACATGCTCGATTATTTCGTGAAATGATCACCTTCTTCTCAACCGATCTGGAGTCACCGAAACAAAGCTTGCTGGGAATACCCATTTGACTCATTTGACTCATCTGGACTTCCTCCCATTGTTAATGGCGCAATAACAAGAGCTACTGGGTGACGCGTCCTCGGTGGCCGTCCGCGTCCGAGGCTGGAATGAGATAAAATtaccaaaaaaagataaaataTGAAGCGACAACGCAAAATAGGCCAAGGTCTGTGCTGGGGGCTTGGGGGCGAAGCATTCACCACACCACCAAAACGACTTTACCGTACAGCCACAGCAACCCTGGGGACTTACTA is from Pyricularia oryzae 70-15 chromosome 2, whole genome shotgun sequence and encodes:
- a CDS encoding FK506-binding protein 2 encodes the protein MKLLVSLSLLASAAVTVLAADELGIEVTQAVNCERKTKNGDMVHMHYKGTLQSTGDKFDASYDRGTPLAFPLGTGRVIKGWDQGLLDMCIGEKRTLTIPPSLGYGDGGIGPIPGGATLIFETELVSIDGVETPEKIDYVSKAEEAASKATEKVAEKVADKIKEAAEVVKTVVADSDDAGQEHNEL